One stretch of Manis pentadactyla isolate mManPen7 chromosome 10, mManPen7.hap1, whole genome shotgun sequence DNA includes these proteins:
- the LOC118928084 gene encoding LOW QUALITY PROTEIN: nuclear envelope pore membrane protein POM 121-like (The sequence of the model RefSeq protein was modified relative to this genomic sequence to represent the inferred CDS: inserted 1 base in 1 codon; deleted 2 bases in 1 codon; substituted 1 base at 1 genomic stop codon) has protein sequence MRAANAYRSPRLWPRRAGEGSLVELLTPFNGPTRRTLLMGSFLSKLRPPQPALLPEARTRRRGRDRRPAFLAGRARPASPAPPAPSARRDPIQPSVPTPFLESPWRPSRRVCGTSPHHFGITPPRRYPVQQAQYSCVLPTLCWNGGHRKRVLSPGDSRVECRPSTVRIAPPGSNLANFPMXALLKEKTPTAQIHNAPDPWSKEAVLHALEHWKRKRRTVEEEEDQRSAAAQEDKRRCHDSSGSGHSALKPVVANGVPAAFVPKPGPLKRGLSSQSSDGELRKRPLTSAVSSLTSTCTCGVCMSSRSAITSSYTSTGGISQLRKRRPSASTFSSPASSCSQTPERPAKKIREEDVSQESGSSAPLVDKESQGEQVADTTTCREQNSWDSPATPSSSQPRRRKFPLVPSRRGIPLILVWSVHPPLPTPAWLPCISGMEGPPAPLPGHSITTEDYDRQKQAQSQWLKRDFEDKTETASNSDSVNPPATPPASTLALPAAGTAASSASPQAPMTNPLFLPKYIIFLKKPNPLGLPSFPATTSRFGATTQTTSSGTSSSVFGGSTISSSFISGVSAGPAGSXGFGMSVAAPHSSSTTGAFGFGAGQSGTTGSMAPFGGLSENFLGAAGQSTPFACHVASMPQNTSVFSGTSTPTFGQNTPDPGVGASGSNLSSAASSAPAQGFARPGTFGCGPFLSGKRRG, from the exons ATGCGCGCCGCCAACGCATATCGCTCGCCTCGCCTCTGGCCCAGGCGGGCTGGCGAAGGGAGTCTGGTAGAGCTGCTGACGCCGTTCAACGGACCGACCCGCCGCACTCTCTTAATGGGAAGTTTTCTCAGCAAGCTCCGCCCCCCGCAGCCGGCCCTCCTCCCGGAGGCCAGGACCCGGCGGAGAGGGCGTGACCgccgcccggccttcctcgcaggCCGCGctcgccccgcaagccccgccccgccggctccctcggcccgccgcgaTCCCATTCAGCCCTCAGTCCCCACTCCTTTCCTCGAGTCCCCttggaggccttcccgccg GGTCTGTGGTACTTCACCACACCACTTTGGCATAACACCTCCAAGACGATACCCAGTCCAGCAGGCCCAGTATTCCTGTGTGCTTCCCACGCTGTGCTGGAATGGCGGTCACAGGAAGCGTGTGCTGTCTCCTGGTGATTCCAGAGTGGAGTGCAGGCCTTCGACAGTGAGGATCGCTCCTCCTGGGAGCAACCTGGCTAATTTTCCAATGTGAGCATTGCTGAAGGAGAAGACTCCCA CAGCGCAGATCCATAATGCCCCAGACCCGTGGTCAAAGGAGGCTGTTCTGCATGCCCTCGAACattggaagaggaagagaaggacagtggaggaggaggaagaccaaaGATCTGCTGCTGCTCAGGAGGATAAAAGAAG GTGCCATGACAGCAGTGGGAGTGGTCATTCAGCTTTAAAGCCTGTGGTGGCCAACGGAGTCCCTGCTGCTTTTGTGCCTAA GCCTGGGCCTCTGAAGAGAGGCCTCAGTTCCCAGAGCTCAGATGGTGAGCTGCGTAAGAGACCCCTCACCTCTGCTGTGAGCTCCTTGACAAGCACGTGCACATGTGGCGTCTGTATGTCCAGCCGCAGTGCCATTACCAGTTCCTACACTTCCACTGGAGGCATCTCTCAG CTCCGGAAGAGGCGTCCCAGTGCCTCAACATTCTCCAGCCCAGCCTCATCCTGCTCGCAGACACCAGAGAGGCCAGCAAAGAAAATAAG AGAAGAGGATGTTTCTCAGGAATCTGGCTCTTCTGCTCCGCTGGTAGACAAGGAGTCCCAGGGAGAACAGG TTGCAGATACAACCACATGTAGGGAGCAGAACTCCTGGGATTCTCCAGCGACACCCAGCAGCTCCCAGCCACGCAGACGCAAGTTTCCCCTGGTGCCCTCCAGGCGAGGGATCCCGCTGATCTTGGTATGGTCTGtccacccacccctgcccaccccagcttGGCTCCCCTGCATCTCAGGAATGGAAGGG CCTCCAGCTCCCTTGCCCGGCCACTCAATCACGACCGAAGATTATGACCGGCAGAAGCAAGCTCAGTCACAGTGGCTGAAGAGGGACTTCGAGGATAAGACTG aaACTGCCTCGAACTCTGACAGTGTGAACCCACCTGCCACTCCACCGGCTTCTACTCTCGCCCTGCCTGCTGCTGGGACTGCTGCTTCCTCAGCCTCCCCCCAAGCCCCAATGACTAACCCACTGTTTCTCCCCAAGTACATCATCTTCCTGAAGAAGCCAAACCCCCTGGGCCTACCATCTTTCCCAG ccaccaCCTCACGCTTTGGAGCTAcgacccagaccaccagcagcGGGACCAGTAGTTCAGTGTTTGGCGGCAGCACCATCTCATCGTCCTTCATATctggggtgtcagcaggccccgctGGCA GGGGCTTTGGGAtgagcgtggctgccccccacagcagctccaccactggggcatttggctttGGGGCAGGACAGAGTGGGACCACTGGCAGCATGGCCCCTTTT GGAGGCTTGAGTGAGAActtcctgggtgcagctggccagagcacaccctttgCCTGCCACGTGGCCAGCATGCCTCAGAACACATCTGTGTTTTCAG GCACATCCACACCCACCTTTGGTCAGAACACCCCTGACCCTGGGGTGGGTGCATCGGGCAGCAACCTCTCCTCTGCGGCGTCCTCAGCACCTGCCCAGGGCTTTGCTagacctggaacctttg